The genomic window CATCAGCGGGCCTGACGTTTCCGTCTCGACGACCAGCAACGCCGACGACAGCGCCGCGAGGAGCGCCGTGCGCAGAGCAGTGCGACGGCTCGGTGCGTCGCGCACGGAGGGCCCCAACGGCGGGGCGTCGCTCAGCTGGACGCCGTGGACCGTGACCATCTCCAACAGCTCGGGATGGCGGGAAAGCGACGTCGCCGTCAGGACGGCCACGGTCGGCCCGTGGGTCACGGCGGCGGTCAGGGCCTGCACCCCGACACCCACCCCCACGGTCGCGATCACGGTGACCGTGGGGGTGGCCGTGACGAGCCCCTGCGCGAGCTGGCCGGTGAGGTGGGCTCGGTGCGGGCTCGGCCTGCGGGTACCGGCGACCGCGACGGATCGGGCCATGAGGTCGGCGAGGTGGCCGTCACCGCGCGCCCACAGGCCGATCGGCATACCCCGTGCCGGGGTGAGGGTCGGCGGCCATTCGTCGTCCCCAGGGCACAGCAGCCGCCATCCCCGGGCGGTGTGGGTGGCGATCAGCCCGTCGGGGTCGAGGTCCGACCCGGCGGACAGGGACGCCCATACGGCCTCGGCGCCGCCGGTGTGCACAGCGGCGTCACGGGCCTTGTCGAGGGGGAACAGGGTCAGCGCGGCGCGGGCGCG from Parafrankia irregularis includes these protein-coding regions:
- a CDS encoding DNA-processing protein DprA; translated protein: MPVPPEERRARAALTLFPLDKARDAAVHTGGAEAVWASLSAGSDLDPDGLIATHTARGWRLLCPGDDEWPPTLTPARGMPIGLWARGDGHLADLMARSVAVAGTRRPSPHRAHLTGQLAQGLVTATPTVTVIATVGVGVGVQALTAAVTHGPTVAVLTATSLSRHPELLEMVTVHGVQLSDAPPLGPSVRDAPSRRTALRTALLAALSSALLVVETETSGPLMETARAARRRGRTVLAVPPETDAEPVGGCHQLLRGAVAVPVMTVADITGHLPAV